The sequence ACCCAGCCCCGCGTTACCCAGAGCTTCCCAAACCCGGCCCAGCGTCACCCAGAGCTTCCCAAACCCAGCCCCGCGTTACCCAGAGCTTCCCAAACCCAGCCCCGCGTTACCCAGAGCTTCCCAAACCCAGCCCCGCGTTACCCAGAGCTTCCCAAACCCGGCCCCGCGTTACCCAGAGCTTCCCAAACCCGGCCCCGCGTTACCCAGAGCTTCCCAAACCCAGCCCCGCGTTACCCAGAGCTTCCCAAACCCAGCCCCGCGTTACCCAGAGCTTCCCAAACCCGGCCCAGCGTCACCCAGAGCTTCCCAAACCCAGCCCCGCGTTACCCAGAGCTTCCCAAACCCGGCCCAGCGTCACCCAGAGCTTCCCAAACCCAGCCCCGCGTTACCCAGAGCTTCCCAAACCCAGCCCCGCGTTACCCAGAGCTTCCCAAACCCAGCCCCGCGTTACCCAGAGCTTCCCAAACCCAGCCCCGCGTTACCCAGAGCTTCCCAAACCCAGCCCCGCGTTACCCAGAGCTTCCCAAACCCAGCCCCGCATTACCCAGAGCCTCCCAAACCCGGCCCCGCGTTACCCAGAGCCTCCCAAACCCGGCCCTGCGTTACCCAGAGCTTCCCATACCCAGCCCCGCACATTAAATAGGTTTTTGTTTCGCTTGCCAAGCTGCAACAGGGATTTTGGTTGTCCTTCCTAACATCTGTAATATTAAATTATGCAGCCGCGCTCAGATCTGAGAACATCCTCAGTGAATCTGTCTTACATGCTGTGGGCCTCGTGCACGCTAGACTACCAGCTGATGAAAGTCAATCTAAAGACATGGAAATggcattaactgtgtattaaCGTGGTTTATAATAAGTGAgtatgtcccccccccccccccccgacagacCCCCCTGAAGGAGCAGCTCGGCCCGGAGGTGGGCACCACCGACTCCCTCGAGCAGATGAGCTCCAAGGACCTTGCTGGCCAGCTCAGTGACTACGACTGGGAGCTGTTCAGCTGCGTGCACCAGGCGAGTGGCACAGCGCAGggaccacacacacacgcacacgcacacgcacacgcacacgcacacgcacacacacacacacacacacacacacacacacacacacacacacacacacacacacacacacacacacacagcgttatTTATAGAGGATTACATTTCGTTATTTAGCCCCATGTCGTAATATTCCACACTCTCCACCAGGTGGAGCTGGTGTACTACATCTTCGGCCAGCACAAGTTCCGTGGCGCCACGACGGCGAACCTGCAGCGATTCACGCGCCGCTTCAACGAGGTGCAGTACTGGGTCGCCACGGAGATGTGTCTCTGCAGCGAACTGGGCAGGAGAGCCCAGCTGCTCCGGAAATTCATCAAGATCGCCAGCATGTGAGTGCTgcagagcgagagagcgagagagcgagggagaggggtGAAAATGCCCCCCTTAGTTTTCCCTTCCGGTGTTCCTTGTGTTATTGGCAGTAAGCAGCTCAACATGTTTAAGTCAATAGCCTAGATAAGAGGAAACATAGCCTAAAGTGTTCTCTACTCCACTTTCACACCAGCATTACAAAACGCCAGCCTGACTGTCTAACCATGACAGTGTAGCAGGTGAAGCAGGTGTTTCGACAGGTGTTCAGGTCTCTTTCCtgaccccccccctcctctcctctcctctcctctcctcattcCAGTCTCAAGGAGCAGAAGAACCTGAACTCCTTCTTTGCTGTCATGTTCGGACTCGGGAACAGTGCTGTGCGACGGCTGGCTCTGACCTGGGAGGTGAGCGCAGGGGAGACAGGAGACAGAGGGGTGTGCTTTCAGAACGTCCCATCTCTGTGCTGGGGGGAGTTCAGGGGGCGTGCTTTCAGAACGTCCCATCTCTGTGCTGGAGGGAGTTCAGGGGGCGTGCTTTTGGAACGTCCCATCtctgtgctgggggggggggtgttcaggGGGCGTGCTTTCAGAACGTCCCATCTCTGTGCTGGGGGGTGTTCAGGGGGCGTGCTTTCAGAACGTCCCATCTCTGTGCTGGGGGGTGTTCAGGGGGGTCAGCTTGCTGGGGTGGGAGAGGCAGACCCCTTCAATGCAGGATGTGTCACTGTGGACagggtttgatttttttttttgtttttatacagagactcccaaacaaaaccaaaaggatCCATTCAGCCTACGAGAGGTTAATggtacgtattattattattattattattattattaattaattaattaatttattttgttaatgatACTCATTTCATTCACAtaagtaaataaaacacaattatagTAAATTAAAAGCTGCACTGTGACTCATTCTGTTGACtaaacatcactgcactttgatATATTCAACTTGGGCTTGTGGGCTAACAATGCCCCTTAAAGTCCAAACAACGTTAAAATGGCAAACGTTTCGACCAGACAGAAGTGTTTAATGCTGATGGAAGCGTATGTAAGGTTGCGTCACGCATTTGTAAGAATCATGAAGCCTTTTTGAACCCTCTGGCTCTTGTTTCCGACTGCAGGACCCCTCCCTCAATCACAGGGCGTACCGCCTGGCGTTCTCCAAGCTCAGCCCCCCTTCCATCCCCTTCATACCTCTGCTGCTCAAAGGTAGGGGAGCTGCTCAACATGAGGCCTGCGTCACTGCACACCTGTACAGAGACCATTGCAATGCAGGCAGGACAACTCCAGCATCCAGCTTAACGCGCTGGGTGCTGTTATGAGAGATCTCGTGCCGTTCTGTGCGAGAGGACAGCAAAGCTGACAATTCAATTTTGAATAAAGAGACTCCCAACACGCCACATATTAACCTGATTATGAATCACAAAACAAATTGTATTCAAGCTGTGTAAGTTAACTTTAGAAGCAGCCCTATGATGCACGTCTGGATTAGATTTCTACACAATATTGACAATGACGATTCCTATAAAGCTGATTTATAGGAAAGATATCTCGGATCAAAACAGCATACCAGCAAACAAGTCATGTGTAAACTAATCATACAAAACAGATATTTGGACAGACCCCcttgtctctctcactctccacaCAGACATGACCTTCATTCACGAGGGCAACGAGACCCACCTCCACAGCCTGGTCAACTTCGAGAAAATGGTGAGTGTCGTCCGTCCGTCCATCCCCCCGTAGCGAAAAATAAAACCTGACCCCTGACCTGTGACctgtttaaccccccccccccctctatccTGAACAGCGCATGGTTGCAAAGACTGTGAAGATTGTGGAGAACTGCCGGAGTCAGCCCTACAGTAAGGAGAGCCTCTTTCCTGCTCATGCTTCAGCTCTTAATGCAGCTGGCTTGATCTCAGCGTAACACACTGGGCAGGACAGCCGCCTGAAACCTTGTATTACACAGGATCACGCAATAGTCACGCAAGGAGAAGGACAGGCTGGTGTCATGCTGGTGCCATTATACATGAGATAAGTGCATGCAGGGGAAAACAAAAGACTAAATGCATTTGAACAGAAAACACTATGAACCCAAATACAAACGCATGCAGCAAGTTGCAGTTTTATTTCTAGATTCTATTGAGCATTCTAGATTCTAGTGTACATTCTAGTTTCCATTGAGCATTCTAGATTCTAGTGTACATTCTAGATTCCATTGAGCATTCTAGATTCCATTGAGCATTCTAGATTCTAGTGTACATTCTAGATTCCGGTAAAGAACAaagctgttgttttattgttctcTGGGTTTTGTTTCCTCGATTTCCCATTTGTTTTTCACTTCCAGTTTCCACGTCCCCACAGAAGAGTCGGAGCGACAGACTGTCCGCGGAGAGCGCGGCTGTGAGGATCTCCACCTGTAAGTGCAGAGGAGAAACCACGAGACTGCAAGACAGGCAGACCAACGTCTCGACCCCGTGCCGCCTTCagcgctgaaaaaaaaaactatcaccGCTGGAGCTGAAGCGCGTGTGTGCGCTCCGCTCGCTGCACGGAGGAGCACACAGGCTCAACACTTTGTCTAATGCCTCTCTCTTGaagttttaaattttaaaaatcttCAGATTAAATGCTAGTATTTCTGCTGCAGTATTCTGACTCTTTGATTTGCTCACAGAAggcttgtctacttgactttgtttcttaattagaattgtgtttttttgggcGCGCCCCAGTCCTGACCCTGCTGCTGTTTCCCCCTCCCCTTGCCAGGTTCGGAGCAGTCTCTGTCCCTCCGGAGCCCGCTCGGGATCCAACTCTACGTTCAGAACCTCAGAGTGATCGATAACCAGCGGACCCTGACCCAGCTCTCCCGAACCCTGGAGCCCTGaggacgcacagacagacagggagggaggTCCATGGCACTGCGATGGGAATCCTGTCATTACAATCCAGACTCCCTGCTTGCTGCACTGCAGGGGGATTTCTTGCGGCTGCCGCTGGACTCCTCCACTGGTTCTGTGCAGTGTGATGTGCCAGCCTGCTCCACTGCTTCTTCAGTGGGTGTCTGCCTCCCACGCTGTGCATGCAGTGAGATTGCATTGCCTGCCTGCCCAGCTGCCATTACAGACAGACCTCACGCGGGTGGAGTTTTTTTCAAACCCTTAACCCATCTTCAGATGAATGCAGTGCTCAACTTCGGACAAAACGCTGTCTTGATTAAAAAGCGCCGAGACTTCGAAAGACAGAATAAAAAACCCTTGCTGCCTGCAGTGCCTTAAAAACCAAACCTTCCGGTTTTAAAAAGCCAAGAGCCGTTATCGTAAACCCCCTGCAGGAGCCCTGGAGCGGCTGTGATTCTGCAGCTGTATTTATACAGAGTCAGGGAGAACCGgaacaaacacactgacactgccACCAACGAAAGAAGCCAAAAACACTGTGGATTTGGTATACACTTTTGTAcagcagatttatattttttacaaagtCAGCCACAATGTGCTTTATGTTTGtgtatacacattttatatatgaAGTCAATAACTTTAATCTTTTAACTCCCAGTGAAGGAGGTGCAGTTACCAATTTGCTTTCTACAAACAGAACTCGTCCTGCCAGAACGGACTTGACCCTTTTGAACTTGGAATCGTCCGTTTCGGATTCCCCGCTATGCAAGAACCTTTCATTTAAACAGAGCAGGGGCGGGTGGGTTTGGATTGGTACATATGCATCTCTCTCAGTTCCTGAAgccacttaataaaaaaaataaaaactaatttcatTGTCAGTGATGCAGTTTTGGTTCTGGGCACCTACAGTATTGTGCATAGACTCCATTGTGCATTCCAGACTCCATTGCACATTCCAGATTCCATTGCACATTCTAGACTCCATTGCACATTCTAGACTCCATTGTGCATTCCAGATTCCAGTATAGAACAGAACTGCTGTTTACAGGATGTAATTTTTTTCTTATTGGAACTGAGGTATTTTTATAGGTGTATAAACCATGAATAAAAATCACCTGCAAAGTGACCCCAGTCCAGTCATTTTTACACACACCTACAGACCGTATTGAACCTTTGAGATGATTACTGTATTTCTAAAAAGAGAAATCACTGGaagaacagttgtttggaaaagaagtttattaaaaataggaaagcatgtaaaaaatgttttaaaaagtttaaatataaCCTTAAtggacatacagtacatgtaaaaaaacaagtgtatTGCAGACTGGACATTTAAATATTAAGTGCATTATTTTGAACACAAGAACAATTTCTAAACAGAAAGGTTTCTCCCTTTCAGAACACTTCTTGCATACAGcgtgacgatacagagagagattTGCCCCGACGGAATTCAAGTCAAGTTTGACAGGCCGTTTGTTGCATTGCTCCTCGTAAACGCGCTGTCCAGAGATACAGGGAACACCTTTAGAATTTACAATCCATCTCCTTCATGGGGAATACGCTGGTGTGACTGTGCAAGAGAAATCaggaacactttaaaaaaacaaacaaacaatcttaaCCCCTGGATTGCAGACAAACACATCAATAAGGAATCCAAGATCTCTGGAGCGCTCAGCCCCAGCCTCTCCGATCCTCAGTTGATCGCGATGAGGGGTCGATCCTCCCACTTCTGCCACGGGCTCCTCTTGTTCCCAAACTGTGGCATCCCAAACGTCACCACGGCCTCCCTGGGGGAGATCACGAcctcctcctgctcctgctcctgctcctggcCAGACCCCGAGAGAGGAGCTCTGCGATTCCCCTCGCCAGTGGAGACCCCGCCCGGACAGGTCCTCCTGGGGGGTCCGGCGACCCCGGCCTGCCTCCCTCCCCTCCTGTGCCGGTTCTCCAGGACATCGACCCCCGAATCCAGGCTGCCTGCGTTCGCCTGCTGCACGGACTCTGCCTGCAGGGTCCTCCCCCAGGAGATGAACCAGGCCCTGGGCTGGAACAGCTGGCAGCCAGCCTTGGCTCTCTCCAGCAAGGACCGCTCTGATGGGACCTggcttccctcctcctcctccaaccGCCCAGAGCAGGAGCGGGGCCGGGGTCTGGAGAGGGTGCCCTCCAGGAGCTCCAGGAGGCTGGACCGGTCCCCCCTCGCTGTCCCCTGCTCCACATCGTCTGCGCTGGGCTTGCTGTTCAGCGGGCTACCGCGGGAGGAGGTCTTCCAGCTCAGCTGCCTGGGGAGGCTGGAAGCCCGGAGCGAGTGGCTGGACCCAAGCACTGGAGACTCAGCCGGCGCGGGGAGGGTTTCGGGGCTGGAGTTGCTCTTCATGGAGGAGCTGAGCCTGTCGGGCCGGGGCGGAACAGCGAGGTGGCGAGTCAGCGTCAGATCCCCTCCCACGATCGGAGACTCTGTGATCCTGCGCACCCCGCTCACGAGGCTCGGCTGCTGCTCGGGGGTCCAGCTGTGGAGAGAGCGCCTCTCGGTGGTTCTGGTGCCGGGGTCCCCAGGGCACACGCTCTGGTTCCTGCTGGTCAGCGTGACCGAAGTCCACTCCTCCTCCTGCCGGGTGCCCGTGCGGTTGCTGGGCTGGGCCGCGGGGCTCCCCGTGCTCAGCAGGGACAGGACGGCCTGCAGGCTGGGGGTGGAGGTGGCCTGGTCTTTGAAGGACTCCATCCTCGGTGTTGCAGATCTCCCCATCTTCTTGAGGCATTTCCCTCTGTCACACAAGAAGCAGATAGCCAGCGTTACAACCCCTCTGCTGCATAAACAGCCTCTACAGGACTTGCACAGTTTGTAACTTCCTCACAGCGACGGACTCccactgcagagcagtttgatccactcctggtttaacaagacgcacctgagcttgctacctacacaagctggtagtaaaacctggaccggGTGAAACCGCTCTGCAGCAGGAGTCTTGACAGCCGCAGTCTCTCTCTGGCTCACCTGCAGTAGTTCAGGAGCAGCACAGCCACtcccagcagaagcagcagcatggTGACCAGAATGACCACGAGGAGCGCGGAGTGGTGAGAGGGGTCCATCGCTGCGGAGAGCCCTGCGACAAGAACAGGGGTacagcgtcacacacacacacacacacacacacacacacacgtgcggtACAGAGCGTGTTCAAAGTCTAGAACGTTAAAAGCGCACAATTCAATTCTACACGGTATAGGGGAGTGGATGCGCTGCTACTGACGGCATGATTTCTATAATACCAGCCCTGGGCAGCACTGTACCTGTTATCTACAGAGTGGCCACTAGGTGGTATCAGTGCGTTGCATGACCttttcgaaaaaaaaaataagggtgGAAAATGTCCTAAAActaaaaatggggggggggggggggggggggggggaaccacATAAAACAAagtgttacattatttaaaaaatcaaaaacgcATATTACATATAGGATACGCATTATATAAACAATGTATCTGTGGGATAAAATCACTGCTGTGGGACAAATGCAGCCAGGAAGCACAAAGAACGCGAATTAAATTCAGACGAGGCACTTTGGAACCATTCTATTCTGACGTCATCATGACGTCATCCTGAATGGATCTTGCCTGCGTTAGCTTCTCACGTCGATCCTTCTGATGGACAGCAGTTTAACTTTCAATACACACAGTATGTAtataaaaacatctttaaaaaatacaattcaaagcaattatttattttattttaaatcaaagcaACTTCCTCGACAGGTTTTATAAGCATTTCTTACGcgttttgcttttctgtttctgcAGCCAACTGGGAAATTACATAAAAAAGTCCAGTTAGGTAAAATTTCAAActtcaaatacagtaaaactcTGGAAGACAAATGCGTGAATCAGCCTTGTTTACAGGTGCGACTCTGGACTTCCAGATTAtcgtgaaaataaatgtttataattatttatagGCCTAGTGaagctgtattttgtattgttttcgcTACAGAACAGCCTGAGGCTGAAGTCAAGGTGCGGAGATATTTACCGCAGCTCAGTTCTGGCTGAATTTAAGCCCGAAATATTATATCTAAACACACTGTTTCCATGTTCTAACAGGGAAGGCAATacgactcctgttgcacagcagtttcaccgttttaaggttttactacgagcttgattagcttCAGTGTGTTCaggtaacaagcccaggtgtgtcCGATTAAACCCGGATTGGAACCAAATTATATTGTGTCTTATTTCTATGTCTGATACAGTgtttgaaataaagaaaaaacagacatttctgaaagtagtatatatatatatatatattttctaattttCAAACTAGTTTATTTCTGTTTCGGTTATTTTAAAAAGCGACGGACGAAATTCgaatttatttattatacagtgTTAAAAGATAAATCACAAAACTTACCTTCTAGAGATTCAGaccacactttttaaataaaattaaaaaaaacccccaaaaaaacgaaTTCAATAATCGAGCGATGGATAAACCTGTGGAGCTACACAGCCTAAATAtacgtgtttattttaaattataaaacgcCGTTATCTGGCTGTGACCGAGGCGTGGTGCAGGTTACACCTCACTGCGCAGCCGCAGCCGCACCTGCGCGTCCTCATTTAATCAAACCTGACCGAGGGTTTGCCGGATCACATTCTCACCTGAAACAATTAGCTGAACACGTCACTTACTGACGTGTCTATCCGCTGAAGTCTGCAAgttacgtttttattttatttaattttatgttGTCCTTTCTAAATGCTTTATTAAcaaattcctgttttatttgtgtCCATACTAATGTGTCATGCTAGTCCGTGGCTTTGTGTGTACAGTAAACATATTGTAGACACATTGTGTGTATAAAATTTAGTGTATGACTAAAATAACTTGAATTAATGGTATTAAAGTTGAATTTTAGAAACGTTCTTGATACCTGCAATACGTCTGCTTCCTGATGCAGTGGGATCATTAGCGTGTGGCCGCTTACCTTTTGCAGACGGTCCCTCCCGAACACGCGTGTCTCGGAGTCGGAGCAGACCGAACACGCAGAGCGGCTGTGAGGGCTGCGGTGTGCAggctgggagagagagagcggcTGCTGGATCGGGGTTCCACAGTGAAGAGAACTCTGGAGCAGCGGCCGCCGCTGTGCCGAGCTTCCCTCCCGACTGCCTGTCTAGAGTGAGTGTCTGtcccagcaccgccacagcccaGCGGAATGACCCGGCCACGGGGAGCAGATGGGCAACCGCTTAATGCCCCTGGCCGCTATCTGTCACAATCTGCACCCCAGATCAGATTACCTGGGGTCGAGCAAAGGGTcttatatctttaaaaaaaaacccaccaccaCATAAACTAACCCTTCTTTAGCGTATCACCACCCTACAATCCTTTATCACGGTAAGCTTGGTTGATGACCCCAGTACAAGTCCTGCTGAGGAGGCAATGATCCGAATTGTTTACAACAGCatggattatgcagcagtttgTAAAGCACTGTGAAGTACATTGCAAGTCACATCCCCACTGGAGCCTGCCTATCTACAAGCAGCAGCTTCGCTTAGGATtagtgtagatctcacactcagaatgtcaatgacagagCATTCAAAACGTTTTAAAGCAGGACAGGTTCTGTTCAAGCAGATTGCGTGCGTTAATATCAGGGTCgtatctgttgtttttttttttttttagattcagtGATTTACGTGTTTCTAAGTGTGGCTACCTCTAACTTTATCTCGCACTCagtgacacagcaaagagtgcgtGAGAGTGAGACACACTCTGAACTTGAGAAGAGCACTTACAAACACACAAGGGTCAGTATCAAATCCTGTGGAGGTCcactaatgcaaaaaaaaatatataaaatggatGCAGGAGTAGAAAAATTATGATTTCTACAGCTATACCCTACGATACTTCAGTTAAAGGTGACCCTCGTCCTTTGTCCTGCATGGCATGGATGCAGTGTGTGACCTGGGGGAGCGTCTTACGCAACTGAAAACAGGTTTCCGAGGGCAAAAACTATCCTGCCCTGAACTCTTGCAATATAAAAAGGTCATCATATCTACAAAGCATTTGCCACAGCGTTAAGTTAACACTATTTTttcttctataaataaataaaaagcaaaacaaaactgatgtaaaaataactttaatttcattaaataaaaaataaaaaaatgcaacccTAGCCCAGGGGTGACTGCAGCCTAAACCCAAAATGCGAGACAGAGTTCCCCTCTGTGTGCCCGACCTGCTCCCAAACAGATGGGCTTTTAAATCCACATATGGACACCACCAACTCCACAGGGATTGGGATCCTGCTCATAATCCTGTTCCCTCGACCAGCGCAGGAGATCCTGAGATTCAGGGGGAGGAAGGAGCAGGAGAGGGACTGGTCACTTCCCTGCAGCCTGCACgcaactctccctctctctggcgACTGTGAAACTCAAGATGCTGCTGCTGTCATGGGATTATTCTGCCAGTTCAATGTGAACGCTCttcctccagtctttaaataCTTTAAGCACAGGACTGAATTTGGTTTAAACCTCCCCCCAAAATATAAATGAAcactttgtttgtttaaaaactttATTGTTTTGAAAAAGCACTTGGTGgcataaaaagctttttttttttttttttaaatcaacacaattTAAATATACAGACCACACCTTTTATACATTTGGAAATTCTGGGGATTAACAAAtacaatttgcaaaaaaaatagtcCTAAACCAAGACGCACCATCCACACTGACATCTGCTGGACCCTGGGAGAAACCTTATTGCAATGGGGCTGTATGATGGGGAATCTTACCTAAAAGTAACAGCCCAACATGAAATATTTACTACTGAAGTTAACTTTAAATGGAACTACCATAGCGGACAAATTTACAGACATGAACGTCTCTATTTTTGCCACATTAAGAGTTTGAAAGAAATCTCTtggtggcaaaaaaataaataatggttcTGCAACAATTTAACTTTTGAAAACCGTTCCTGCAGAGATTCTTCTGAAAACACCATGGGTCATACTTGCTTTTGTACAAAATCAATTTTAtttgcttgttaaaaaaaacagtaaaatacaacaaaaaatgaaaaacaaaataaaatatatatgtgtcACCCAATATGGGGAGAGGAAATTCATTTTTTCATTGAATTTTCAAAAGGCACACTTCAAATATTCTTCTCTACCAATACATATTTACAACTTTTGAAATTGCTTGGGGAAGAAAAACCAAGGAAGCCTAAATAAAACGTGAGAGGACCGACCCAGTTCAGTTCATTGCAGAGACCTGCAGACTCAGAATTAGACTCTTCTGAACATCCAGCTTGAGCAGCACCGGGCTCTGCAGGATACAGAAGACTTTGAGGGTACGCAATGGGCTACCGAGCGCGACGACAAAGTTTTAAGACCTAACGGCTATTGGAAACCGCACGAGCACCGATGGGCCGGacagcctcctctcgttcatgAACGTTCTTGTGTTCTGCAGTGTTATCATGGCACTTTAGTGTTGATATGATCAGGAGTTACTTCTCCTTGATTGTCAATCCTTCCACCAGACTGTGACGTGTGTTTTCTGATGAGATTATGATGGGCAACGTTGCTGGACTGGCATCTTTACAAATGTACATTGTAAGACGGGAATGAAAGCCATCTCTGGGTCAGTCCTCCACACTCCAAGCTAGAATGACGTCTCTGACGTAAAATATATTGCACTTACAACACCGTTCAGGGATTCCCCAGTAACCCGGCTTCTCTACCGTCCGGCTACAGAACTAAAAAGCTGCAATCTAATCTAGTAACCCAAAAAGCTACCTACTTCTCTTAAGACCAGTTTTAAAAGCAGCAGCGTCTTCTGAGTCGACCGCGAGTACATCTAGGTACTGGAAACTTCCCAGATTAAATTAAATATCAAACCTAACCTACCAAAatcattaaaaggaaaaaaaaaaaaaaaaaaaaaaaaaaaaacacaaaaaaaacacaaaaaagaaaaagctgcagCTACTAGCAGTGGCGTTCGGACAGGACTTTCGGTGCGATTGTGAAAACGCACCCCTCACCTCTCCAGGGTGACCTTTGTTAAATCAAAGTTTATGGCGCTGCGATATCTATTCTTACcccaggtttatatatatatatatatatatatatatatatatatatatatatatatatatatatata comes from Acipenser ruthenus chromosome 42, fAciRut3.2 maternal haplotype, whole genome shotgun sequence and encodes:
- the LOC131709244 gene encoding uncharacterized protein LOC131709244, translating into MDPSHHSALLVVILVTMLLLLLGVAVLLLNYCRGKCLKKMGRSATPRMESFKDQATSTPSLQAVLSLLSTGSPAAQPSNRTGTRQEEEWTSVTLTSRNQSVCPGDPGTRTTERRSLHSWTPEQQPSLVSGVRRITESPIVGGDLTLTRHLAVPPRPDRLSSSMKSNSSPETLPAPAESPVLGSSHSLRASSLPRQLSWKTSSRGSPLNSKPSADDVEQGTARGDRSSLLELLEGTLSRPRPRSCSGRLEEEEGSQVPSERSLLERAKAGCQLFQPRAWFISWGRTLQAESVQQANAGSLDSGVDVLENRHRRGGRQAGVAGPPRRTCPGGVSTGEGNRRAPLSGSGQEQEQEQEEVVISPREAVVTFGMPQFGNKRSPWQKWEDRPLIAIN